The Notamacropus eugenii isolate mMacEug1 chromosome 4, mMacEug1.pri_v2, whole genome shotgun sequence DNA window CACTCCCAAGACAGAAGTCAAATTCAAGACCTTGAAGGCCAAGAAAGCAATGTTGAAGGGTATCAATAGCCACAAAATGAAGATCCGAACATCCCCCACCTTCTGGCAACCCAAGACCCTAAGACTTCGGAGGCAGCCCAAATGCCCCCAGAAAAGTGTCCCTCAGAGAAACAAGTTTGATCACTGTGCCATCATTAAGTTTACCTTGACTACTGAATCTGCTATGAAGATTGAGGACAACAACACCTTAGTCTTCATTATGGACATCAGGGCTAATAAGCATCAGATCAAGCAGGTGGTAAAGAATCTGTATGATACTGATGTGGCCAAGGTCAACACACTGATCCtgcctgatggagagaagaaggCCTATGTCCGGCTTGCTCCAGACTATGATGCTTGAGATGTTGCCAACAAAATTGAAATCATCTAACTGTGTCCAGCTGTCCCattccacttaaaataaaaagttttccagGATAAGAAAAGTTACACCCCCGGCCCTAGCACTGCCAatgattattgtgaggaaaatcaattttaaaaagctCTAAATAAACAAGAGTAATTATTGACAGAAGCAGGAGACaagaagagggaagaatcaaAACTGACACAGAATTCATATTTGGTGACCAGAAGTGAGggcaaaatgataaaaaataagaagatgaggaaaaagtCCAATACCTGAGAAAAAGTGTTGATGTCTATTTTAGActctttttaagttttaagttacTATGCATAACGTTAAGCAGAAATGTTCAGAATGTATTTTTGTATGACTGCTCAATAGTATTTCAAAGAGAGGACAGGTCTGGAGGTAAGATTTGGCAGTCATCCACAAAGAAGTAAAAGTTAAGGCCCTAAAGAGGTATACAATTTCTAAAGGACAGAGCATAGAAAAAGATGTCAGAATAGATGTCTGAAAGGTGTGTAGTATCTTGATGTAGGCaatttaaggaaaatgaggtgcTAGTGACAGAGGCAGGGAATTGTCAGGGTGAATTTTCCCACAATAATATATATTCCCTGGTGAATTGGTTAACATATGCCTACCTGCCATTAGCATGAATAATCAGAGTTGGAGGAGCaccatgattttatatttttaaaagaaaattttttttagggGGGGAAGTAATCATTGAATTTTAAGCCTCTTTGGTTGCTGGAAAATAGTTTTCCAATGGAGTCATGTGGGATTGTGGTAGACAACTAAAGACCTCGGTTATGGCTCCAAaggtagaaagacagagagacagagagagacagagagagagacagagagagacagagagacagagagagagacagagacagagacagagagacagagagagagacagagacagagacagagacagagagacagagacagagagaca harbors:
- the LOC140502398 gene encoding large ribosomal subunit protein uL23-like, producing the protein MQFPHSPQDGSKAKKEAVVTPKTEVKFKTLKAKKAMLKGINSHKMKIRTSPTFWQPKTLRLRRQPKCPQKSVPQRNKFDHCAIIKFTLTTESAMKIEDNNTLVFIMDIRANKHQIKQVVKNLYDTDVAKVNTLILPDGEKKAYVRLAPDYDA